In a genomic window of Leptospira andrefontaineae:
- a CDS encoding cytochrome c3 family protein, with translation MNKKALKLSVPLIAIAAVAYLIFSPSKYVGYSPDQPIPFNHKIHAGDNKIDCRYCHTGVETSAHATVPNTSTCMNCHSLVAKNSPDIKFLSESYSKNKPIEWVKIHDLPDHVQFNHSRHISRGVDCSQCHGNVAEMVKVKQVASLNMGYCINCHRENNAPTDCSTCHR, from the coding sequence ATGAATAAGAAAGCTTTGAAACTTTCGGTTCCGCTTATTGCTATTGCAGCAGTGGCTTACCTGATTTTTTCTCCCTCCAAATATGTAGGCTACTCTCCGGATCAGCCTATACCTTTTAACCACAAGATTCACGCAGGTGATAATAAGATAGACTGTCGTTATTGTCACACTGGTGTAGAAACAAGCGCGCACGCAACGGTTCCGAATACTTCAACTTGTATGAACTGTCACTCGCTTGTTGCAAAGAACAGCCCAGACATCAAATTTTTGAGCGAGAGTTATTCGAAGAACAAACCGATCGAGTGGGTGAAAATCCACGACCTTCCGGATCATGTTCAGTTCAATCACTCTCGCCATATCTCAAGAGGCGTGGATTGTTCGCAATGCCACGGCAATGTAGCTGAAATGGTCAAGGTCAAGCAGGTAGCATCCCTGAATATGGGATACTGTATCAACTGCCACCGGGAGAACAACGCTCCTACCGACTGTTCCACCTGCCACAGATAA
- a CDS encoding endonuclease/exonuclease/phosphatase family protein, whose product MMHRALILFLGIPFAFLITISTIAKGQIKKLKVTSFNSYFLYDEIGDSHKFPKDRKHRTEEDFAKIKKIILSNHPDIIGFQEIENETALHHIIINEYECTATVTPGYSQELGLCWKKELGKPIISELEQLSIRPGLRKGLLAEFNFDGRKVSVLVVHLKAGHSPKDKKERKEQILALKDILPSLGKFVLLGDFNEVLERRVDLLKILQRNLKLKIANYKQKSDCWQHHDGFIDYLITNMDWQQGSFVQTKFESDDGNFDGNPSSEKGLSDHCPVSAELLLER is encoded by the coding sequence ATGATGCACCGCGCACTGATCCTATTTCTGGGAATTCCCTTCGCTTTCCTAATAACAATCTCCACTATCGCGAAAGGTCAGATAAAAAAACTTAAAGTCACAAGCTTCAATTCATACTTTTTATATGATGAGATAGGAGACTCGCATAAATTCCCCAAAGATAGAAAGCATAGAACAGAAGAAGATTTTGCGAAGATTAAAAAGATAATTTTATCCAATCATCCCGATATAATCGGATTCCAAGAAATAGAAAATGAGACCGCACTTCATCATATTATAATAAATGAATATGAATGTACTGCAACTGTTACCCCGGGTTACTCTCAGGAACTAGGTCTTTGCTGGAAAAAAGAGCTGGGCAAGCCGATCATAAGCGAACTGGAACAACTTTCTATTCGCCCTGGCCTCAGAAAAGGACTACTTGCAGAGTTCAATTTCGACGGTAGGAAAGTTTCTGTCCTAGTAGTTCATTTAAAAGCCGGCCATTCTCCTAAAGATAAGAAGGAAAGAAAAGAACAGATACTCGCTCTGAAGGATATTCTACCTTCTCTGGGCAAATTTGTTCTATTAGGAGATTTTAATGAGGTATTGGAAAGAAGAGTGGATCTTTTGAAGATCCTTCAAAGAAATCTGAAATTGAAAATAGCGAACTATAAACAAAAATCAGATTGTTGGCAACACCATGACGGATTTATAGATTACCTGATCACTAATATGGATTGGCAACAGGGAAGTTTTGTCCAAACCAAGTTTGAATCTGATGACGGCAATTTTGACGGAAATCCAAGTTCGGAAAAAGGCCTTTCGGATCATTGCCCGGTGAGTGCTGAACTGTTGTTAGAGAGATAA
- a CDS encoding type II toxin-antitoxin system VapC family toxin, whose translation MNYLLDTHAILWVLFQPENLSYTVESEILNQRNRIFISSISLWEISLKFSLRKMDLQGITPEQLPKKIREAGFEFIEDSPEIFANYYKLPTGKHTDPFDRFLVWQAVSFDFVFITKDRYLKEYNPLGLRLFW comes from the coding sequence GTGAATTACCTTTTGGATACTCACGCGATCCTATGGGTTTTATTTCAACCCGAGAATCTATCCTATACAGTAGAATCGGAAATTTTAAATCAGAGGAATCGGATCTTTATTAGTAGTATTTCTTTGTGGGAAATTTCTCTGAAATTTTCTCTAAGAAAGATGGACTTGCAAGGAATAACACCAGAACAATTGCCTAAAAAGATCCGAGAAGCTGGATTTGAATTTATCGAGGATTCTCCTGAGATATTTGCGAATTATTATAAATTACCGACCGGGAAACATACAGACCCATTCGATAGATTTCTGGTGTGGCAAGCGGTAAGTTTTGATTTTGTGTTTATTACAAAAGATAGATATTTAAAGGAATATAACCCTCTTGGCTTAAGATTGTTTTGGTAA
- a CDS encoding SCO family protein, translating into MGTRSYSKILFCSLIFISLFINCSKDPKDEYSEEITDFSLPQKDKLPLYYGKDLQPVWENKNSSKPREISKFIMKDQEDQNVSEGLCRGKITVVSFFFTKCAGICPTITNNLSLVQKEFEADPNIQILSFSATPDLDSPKVLKEYGSKRKIRYEKWKLLTGNQKEIYALARDSFNADTAIPKEDAKKKLTENDFLHSDHVYLLDSQLRLRGIYNGKMKSSIQELNSDIEVLKREL; encoded by the coding sequence ATGGGAACACGATCTTATTCTAAAATTTTATTCTGCAGTTTGATTTTTATCTCTCTTTTTATCAATTGTTCGAAAGATCCAAAAGACGAATATTCGGAAGAGATCACAGACTTCTCCCTACCTCAAAAAGATAAACTTCCTTTATATTATGGAAAAGATCTACAGCCTGTTTGGGAGAATAAAAATTCTTCGAAGCCGCGAGAAATTTCTAAATTTATAATGAAGGATCAAGAGGATCAAAATGTCTCCGAGGGTCTTTGTAGGGGAAAAATCACGGTGGTTTCCTTCTTCTTTACAAAATGTGCAGGAATATGTCCGACGATTACAAACAATCTGAGTTTAGTGCAAAAAGAATTCGAGGCCGATCCTAATATCCAAATTTTATCCTTCTCCGCTACACCTGATTTGGATTCTCCCAAGGTATTAAAAGAATACGGTTCGAAACGAAAGATCCGTTACGAAAAATGGAAACTTCTGACCGGAAACCAAAAGGAAATTTATGCTTTAGCAAGAGACTCCTTTAATGCAGATACTGCGATCCCGAAAGAAGACGCCAAAAAGAAACTCACTGAAAATGATTTTCTTCACTCGGATCATGTATATCTTTTAGATTCACAACTTAGATTACGTGGAATTTATAACGGTAAGATGAAATCTTCTATCCAGGAATTGAATTCGGATATAGAAGTTTTGAAACGAGAACTTTGA
- a CDS encoding toxin-antitoxin system YwqK family antitoxin — MKFYLFVICFLLVACDPARVASTDPSITRNGRYVFYRGEKFYGLLESRTEELGIIRVTSYKNGLPDGIEKDVHSNGQVLAEREFSAGKKIGTHLGWFPDGKKRFHNEYLEGQFHGPQWEWRNSGSLYSYAKFDHGKVIGKKMWRENGQIYMNFVIYQGRAYGMTGGKLCSQIRGNEDGNTILF, encoded by the coding sequence TTGAAGTTCTATTTATTTGTAATCTGTTTTCTTCTAGTCGCTTGCGATCCGGCTCGGGTCGCAAGTACGGATCCTTCTATTACTCGAAATGGAAGATATGTTTTTTATAGAGGAGAAAAATTCTACGGACTTTTGGAGTCCAGGACAGAAGAATTAGGGATCATTCGAGTGACTTCCTATAAGAACGGTTTGCCTGACGGGATCGAAAAAGATGTACATTCCAACGGTCAAGTTTTGGCAGAAAGAGAATTTTCTGCGGGGAAGAAGATCGGAACTCACCTAGGATGGTTCCCCGACGGTAAAAAACGTTTTCATAATGAATACTTAGAAGGGCAATTCCACGGTCCCCAATGGGAATGGAGAAACTCAGGATCATTGTATTCATATGCAAAATTCGATCATGGAAAAGTGATCGGAAAGAAGATGTGGAGAGAGAACGGACAAATCTATATGAACTTTGTGATATATCAGGGACGAGCGTATGGAATGACCGGTGGAAAATTATGCAGTCAGATCCGAGGAAATGAAGATGGGAACACGATCTTATTCTAA
- a CDS encoding YHYH protein produces MLRLRSILLTAVAAFVWNCDSSGGSDLSSAAVLLSSSSQCTPTTTTTMPTTLTDNSSCSAAIDINPDDRGFGGPTCETHIAAEAPCWMKTSFHCVTITVEGSNYVITTNDKPPHKSSYYSVASGYNEAIDTAGGFHTNPNTIISQNITMTIPTTPTVTDCTQSNAGTDSVGITTLGVVIFNNQAAPGDSFATEYYTMDPSQGHPQNTGKYHYHTEPYKITNDDDNLVGIMLDGFPIYGKKNQSGSYPTLDSTTHTTSCTTTEFVDATYCYHVENNTGLNGYIIGSYFKGTPGSVD; encoded by the coding sequence ATGCTTCGTTTACGATCTATTCTATTAACCGCAGTCGCAGCCTTTGTGTGGAACTGCGATAGCTCCGGAGGAAGTGATCTTTCTTCCGCTGCGGTTTTATTATCATCTTCTTCTCAATGTACACCTACAACCACCACTACAATGCCTACAACTCTTACGGACAATTCTTCATGTTCGGCTGCAATCGATATTAACCCTGACGACAGAGGTTTTGGGGGGCCTACCTGTGAGACACATATTGCTGCAGAGGCTCCTTGTTGGATGAAAACCAGTTTCCATTGTGTGACCATAACTGTTGAAGGTTCCAATTATGTGATCACAACGAATGATAAACCTCCTCATAAAAGTTCATATTATTCAGTGGCTTCCGGGTATAACGAGGCGATAGACACTGCTGGTGGTTTCCATACAAATCCGAATACTATCATATCTCAAAATATCACCATGACGATCCCAACTACTCCTACTGTTACGGATTGTACTCAATCCAATGCAGGAACGGATTCAGTGGGAATTACAACATTAGGTGTTGTGATCTTTAATAACCAGGCAGCTCCGGGGGATTCTTTTGCGACTGAATATTACACGATGGATCCTTCCCAAGGCCACCCTCAGAATACTGGAAAATATCATTATCATACAGAACCTTATAAGATCACGAACGACGATGATAATTTAGTAGGGATCATGTTGGATGGTTTCCCGATCTATGGAAAGAAAAACCAATCAGGCTCTTATCCTACATTGGATTCTACCACTCATACAACTTCTTGCACTACTACCGAATTTGTAGATGCAACGTATTGTTATCACGTAGAAAACAATACAGGTCTGAACGGATACATTATTGGAAGTTACTTCAAAGGAACCCCAGGTTCCGTAGACTGA
- a CDS encoding helix-turn-helix domain-containing protein, translating to MENQTGGFSGSNLVMVPAIPIISFTICVFSAFLIFTKRPRYSFDSIYSVFTIFLAAPHLGHLLVHRFEWGPEFLDFSILFPYTYGPLLLLYIQNLTTEGRSFRRTDLLHFVPFVILQCILLSRLFFFQPQEEEFDPHDWHRPSRGFHPNGGLLVTSMLVYSVWTFLLLNRHRKNIVNHFSNIDSIKDLRWMYWTLVLFVISAGVHFLLEGLLFTDLPPETYEPRLVRGAAVLAFSVFFCWFGVRQTVVYTHRELHAFKEKTLNEEEGVEEERKKYEKSGLREDMVPEFLSKIRNYMESEKPYKDSEFSIDLLSENTEIPRFYITQILSETLETNFYNFVNEYRIKDIISALGNISEERPNFLRLALEYGFNSKSTFNTSFKKVTGKTPTQYLEEISKIVSA from the coding sequence ATGGAGAACCAAACCGGGGGATTTTCCGGGTCAAATTTAGTCATGGTTCCTGCGATCCCGATTATCTCATTTACGATCTGCGTTTTTTCCGCTTTTCTGATCTTTACTAAAAGACCTAGATATTCTTTTGATTCTATCTATTCAGTATTTACGATCTTTCTCGCGGCTCCTCATCTAGGACATTTGTTGGTCCATAGATTCGAATGGGGACCTGAGTTTTTGGATTTTTCCATCCTGTTTCCTTACACCTATGGTCCATTATTATTGCTTTATATTCAAAATCTAACGACGGAAGGTAGAAGTTTCAGAAGAACGGACCTTCTTCATTTTGTTCCATTTGTAATCCTGCAATGTATACTTTTATCTAGATTATTCTTTTTTCAACCTCAGGAAGAAGAATTTGATCCTCATGATTGGCATAGACCGAGTAGGGGATTCCACCCAAACGGCGGGTTATTAGTCACTTCTATGTTAGTGTATTCAGTTTGGACTTTCCTACTTTTGAACCGCCATAGGAAGAATATAGTAAATCATTTTTCTAATATAGATAGTATTAAGGATTTACGATGGATGTATTGGACTTTGGTACTGTTCGTAATATCCGCAGGAGTCCATTTTTTGTTAGAAGGTTTGCTGTTTACGGATCTTCCTCCCGAAACTTACGAACCTAGGTTAGTTCGAGGAGCTGCGGTATTGGCATTTTCCGTTTTCTTTTGCTGGTTTGGAGTAAGACAAACCGTGGTTTACACCCATAGAGAACTTCATGCGTTTAAAGAAAAAACTTTAAATGAAGAAGAGGGGGTAGAAGAAGAACGTAAAAAATATGAAAAGTCAGGGCTAAGGGAAGATATGGTCCCTGAATTTCTTTCTAAGATCCGAAATTATATGGAGTCTGAAAAACCTTATAAAGATTCTGAATTCTCCATCGACCTACTTTCTGAAAATACGGAAATTCCTCGGTTCTATATAACACAAATATTAAGCGAAACGCTGGAAACAAATTTCTATAATTTTGTTAACGAGTATAGGATCAAAGATATCATTTCCGCTTTGGGAAATATTTCGGAAGAACGTCCTAATTTTTTGAGACTGGCCCTTGAGTATGGCTTCAATTCCAAGTCCACGTTTAATACTTCTTTTAAAAAAGTCACAGGAAAGACACCAACTCAATATTTGGAAGAAATTTCCAAAATCGTTTCCGCCTAA
- a CDS encoding lysophospholipid acyltransferase family protein, with product MVRYIIPYIFLYLFYLPFRILPYRACLVYGRFLVRLLYPLAKKHRKIAYDNISYAFPDYSEEKKKELVWKSFLHIGDLLAGTLFAPRLSRKWMDKYLVYDAESLAIEQKTIQDGVGVVLISGHFGTWEILVQFMGIRMKGGGIYKKVRNPYVDRLIHKLRSKNGIKLVSTEESSQVTKMLKQGYWVGFGSDQNAGKVGIFVDFFNRKASTYQGPALMAYLTGAKMLLYSVLCGEKGKVMVRVKDLGFVDKSAFSDREAAIRHYTEVWTKALEEEVKLYPEQYFWVHRRWRTKPGDFPGQI from the coding sequence TTGGTTCGTTATATTATTCCCTATATCTTTTTATACTTATTTTATCTTCCGTTCAGAATTCTACCTTATAGAGCCTGTTTAGTTTACGGAAGATTTTTAGTACGTCTTCTTTATCCTCTCGCTAAAAAACATCGTAAGATCGCATACGATAATATTTCTTATGCGTTTCCGGATTATTCGGAAGAAAAGAAAAAGGAACTCGTATGGAAAAGTTTTCTTCATATAGGTGACCTTCTCGCTGGTACCTTATTTGCTCCTCGTTTGAGTCGTAAGTGGATGGATAAATATCTGGTTTATGATGCGGAGTCTTTGGCGATCGAGCAGAAAACGATCCAAGACGGAGTAGGGGTTGTTTTGATCTCGGGACATTTTGGTACCTGGGAAATTCTTGTGCAATTTATGGGAATCAGAATGAAGGGAGGAGGGATTTATAAAAAAGTCCGAAATCCTTATGTGGATAGACTCATTCATAAATTAAGAAGTAAGAATGGGATCAAATTAGTTTCCACAGAAGAATCCAGCCAAGTTACTAAAATGTTAAAACAAGGTTATTGGGTAGGATTTGGTTCCGATCAGAATGCAGGCAAGGTTGGGATCTTTGTAGACTTCTTCAATCGAAAAGCATCTACCTACCAAGGTCCTGCATTGATGGCCTACTTAACCGGCGCAAAAATGTTACTCTATTCGGTTTTATGCGGAGAAAAAGGAAAAGTTATGGTACGAGTTAAGGATCTTGGCTTCGTAGATAAATCCGCGTTCTCCGATAGAGAAGCTGCAATTCGTCATTACACTGAAGTTTGGACGAAAGCATTGGAAGAAGAAGTGAAACTGTATCCTGAACAATATTTTTGGGTACATAGAAGATGGAGAACCAAACCGGGGGATTTTCCGGGTCAAATTTAG